The genomic window CCAATCAAATAGGAGTTGTGACGGCCCAATACTAGACATAAGCAAGCCCATATGCTCTTTTTTACAGGCCTAGCTTCCCAACTGAATCACCCGGCCCAATAAACCGGCTCGCCGCACTCGAATGGCAGCCCACGTGGCCTATATATAACTCCCAAGCCGCATCCCCCCGCCCCCCCTCGTCTCGGAAAACCCTAGCCGTCACAAGACTGCCCACCCGAGCACCAGCCGAGGGAAGGAGGAAGAggcggaggagatggcgcggggcgtggctgcggcggcggcgaagggcgGCGGCAAGAAGAAGGGGTCGGTCACGTTCACGATCGACTGCACCAAGCCCGTGGAggacaagatcatggagatcgcCTCGCTCGAGAAGTTCCTGCAGGAGCGCATCAAGGTCGCCGGCGGCAAGGCTGGGAACCTCGGCGACTCCGTCACCGTCTCCCGCGAGAAGACCAAGGTCACCGTCACCTCCGACGGGCCCTTCTCGAAGAGGTATACACGCCACGTGCTTCAGGATCTTTGATTGCTTTTACTACCACTCGTCATATTGTTCTTATCACCTATGTGACCAAAGAGTAGATCTGTGCAGTTTCTGTTCTACGTGCTCATAGTAGGCAAGGACACTTCCGTGTATGTACATGAAATGGTTCGTTTTGCAGTTATCCAAATGTGATTGATGTTATGTATGTTCTGAAAGTTCATTGGTACGAAACGAGTGCATGCATCAGTAACTTTAGTCATTGCATTGCTAGTATACGTGCAAATTTACCAACTGCAAACCTTCACTTGTTATAGTTTACTGCTGGTTTAGTTTCTAATGGACAGTAATTATTTGGATAATGTTAGCCTCAGACGCTTGTTGTCTGTTAGAGGTTTCATAAGATACGCTTGAATGCATGATAGTCAGTGCAACTTCAAGCTTCTTACATACTACTGTGTGAACATGTACTACCTTCTATCCTCACGTGAACAAAAATGAATACTTTATGAAATTTGTCTGACTTTTATTGATTGTTATTGTGACTATATTAATTGTGGTGTTAGGCATTAGTAATCTTATTTTGTTTCAGTTTAATTTGATTGGATCATTCTCTGTTATTATCAGGTACCTGAAGTACTTGACCAAGAAGTACTTGAAGAAGCACAATGTGCGGGATTGGCTACGTGTGATTGCAGCTAACAAGGACCGCACCGTCTATGAGCTCCGGTACTTCAACATTGCCGAGAATGAGGGCGAGGAGGAAGATTAGAGTGCGTTCCACTTTTATCTTAGCTTTGAACTTGTTGGATTTTGACACTTGATCTGAGTGCCCCAAGTTATTTGCACCTATCTTCTCATGTTATGCTGTGGTGAATTATGGATTGTTAGTTTGAAGAATCCTTACATTTGATCGCCTCAACTCCTGAGTTATGTTGTGAACCTGGAAATGTACTATGGAAAGATTTGTAGCACTTGTCCTCATTTTACTCCACTTGGCTCATAATTTGGTTGTTTGTTGCTCCTGATGTGCGAAGTTGTTTGGAGTGATATACCTGAATTTCTGCTATCTTCACCCGACGTGTGTAAGTCTGCATTTTGGAGGTGATGATCCTACGCAGACATTGCAATGTAATACGGCGATCATTAGTTCCCTTTGAGTATGAGCTCTGTAATTGTAAATGCCTTGGCCTCACCAGCTGCCGTGACGAGAACAAGATCACCAAGATGGTTGTGCCGGTACAATTCATTGCCTTTGGCTTATGATCTGCAAGGTGCAAACAATCATCTCGGGGATAATTGCTTGCAACCTTCAATAGATAAAGCTGCAATGAACAAATGTGAGTGAGATATCCCCTGCGAAGACGGCAAGCCTGACTGCCTTCGTAATGTTCTACTATCATCCAAATGTTTTCTGGGAAATATGAATTCAAATGACAAGATGCTTCATACACAGAGTAGTGTGCCTACTTGCAGTTGTCATCCAGATAGCGTCCAATCCACAATCTACTTGCAGGGGCATGTATTTTCTCCTATCGCCGCTGAATGGGTGTGCAAACCAGTGATTCTGGATCAGAATGTTCACAAGACAGCTGATGGCGTTCATGAGGTCAATCGCGGAGGTGGTTGCAAGGAATCGGACCTGCTTACAACATCAGCACCTGCCTTCCTTGCTCCCTTCTCTGCAAGGAAATGACagcactttcagatttaatttaatttttaatatagcATGAACAAGAACcgacacaaaaaaaaattaatatcaaaTATGTTCCGACTAGCTTCCACTAGCCCAGACTGAATTCGACTAGTCTCGAATAGGATTCAACAAGTCCAAAAAAAACCTCGATTAGAGCATGTCCTCGATAAGATATTCGACTATGTACTCGACTAGATACTCTTGTAGGATTTAAGTACGTAGCTGATGGCGACGTGAGATGCAAACACCTCTGTGATATCGATGCACGATGTAGTAGACGATGACGAAGAAGTAGTAGATACAGAGGCCACCGTGATGTCAATCCAAGCTCGATCGAGTCTGTCGCCTCAAGCTTGAGTTTGATATAAACTTGATTCGGGCTTAATCTAAGTTAAGAATCTGGTCGAGCCTATAACCAGACTTAGTGACTGTTTGTTTCAGGTTGCTTTTGCTTCTGTCAGAAGCACAGAAGTTAGAAGCCCAAATAAACGGGTTTGCTGAAAAGTGGCTTCTGAAGAAACCGAAAAGCTAGATGACAAGTTTGTTTCAGGCTTATGAGGAAATGAAGTAGATGCCGAGAAGCTAACTgagaatagcttttctgagaagtagtatgctgagaagccaaaaaattGTTGTAAAAATTCAACGGCTAAAATTCAAAAgcagtttttcagaaaagtcaaaAGCACAACTTTTCAAAGAAACCAGAAATAGAAGCACAAACAAACAGTCCCTTAAGCTTGGCTTGTTAGGATCTCGAGTAGAGTTCGAATCGAGCCTAGAGCGGGTCAAGTTTGAGTAGTTTGTGAGCCTCGAGTTTTTTTGATAGCTCTATGTATGAGTCACATGTGTATGTAATCACGTAGTCTTGAGGTTGAGCGATTGAACTTTGGGTTAGATGGTGAAGGTAAGAAAATTAACTTGGCTAAAATGAATTGACGCCCGGTTTATCTCAACGAAAAACAGTTAGAGTTAGCCAAGCTCTCGACAAAATATTCGAGCTCAAACTCGATAGGCTCACAGGCTTATAATTAGATTTAAACTTAGCTTATTAAGATTTCGTGCCAAACTCAAATCAAACCCATAGCCAGTTAGATTCAAATACCTGACGAGCCTCAAGCTTTTTTTACCGCTCTACTGGCGACCTTGCCCCGGCAACTTGAGAACTCTACTCCATGATCCCTCAGCCCAGCCAGACGTGTCCAGAACTTGTTCTCTCGACTACAGCCCACAATGACCGGGCTCTCGAGTTTTACAGCCCAAACATACGCGCACGGTACCGGGACCGGAGTGGGCTGCTTTGCCGCTCGGGCAAAAGCAAAACGGGGAGCCCGGCCTGCCATGAGAGAGATCACGGGGGTTTCCCATTTCGATTTTTTTAGTTTGTATacttcgaaaataaaaaaatgcaaaactagatgtctatttaaaaaattataaaaatagggtACTATCACTCATTGAAAAAGCAACATCAAAGTATCGCCGTTACAACGAACGataagttttaaagatattaCCCTTCCAACGGATAACAagttataaaataaaaaaatattacattcgATTGTTGTTGAAATacaaattattattaaaatagtcataaaaagttttgaaaaatatatattataggGAATACTATAATCTAGATTAAAAAATGTGACAAAAATAGGATCTTTataataagaaataaaaaaacaaaatttattttacaCGGTCTATCACACTATGTACagtaaaatttatttatttttcattgtaatagtaattgtttgagttaaaTTGTCAGAGATAATCCCTAACAATAATACGAGATATACTGAACGACGTACATGTTGACCCACGTTTACTATACGTGTGTATCAAATtagactcaagaacaccagaatTTATTCAGGTTCAAACctcatgtaagataattgcgCTACGTCCTATATATTATCTTACGAATTGTGTGGACTTATTTAAAATATCATCTCTGTCTAAACACAATCTTGATCCCTTTATATACTAGGAGATAAGATGCACAAACAGACGAACTGTATCAAAGCTTACGATAGACCTGCCCATGATAGAGCAAATTATCCCTAGCATATCATGACATTGGATATGCATTTCTACCCAGCTCTGGTCGTCCTACGTATTTTATACCATCACCCAACGCCGTCACGTTCAACCATCAGACCATACCGATGCATTAAATTCTACGAAATGGGTCACTATAATTCCACTCCACCCTATGACCATGTCACGCACAAAGCAAGTGTCTCGCGAAGTTAAAAAAACATTCGAGTAGGAGACTTGAACGGTAGGTGGCTATTTGCTCTGCAACCAGCGAGGGTTCATCGTAGGATCTCGCTACGCGATTAGAGGGCTGGTCGTGCGAGCTTCGCCCTAGTCATATGGTGTAGCCGTGATTTTGACAATACATATTGTTTACGGACACTTCACGATACGGAATCTACCAAGTAGGATATCTCTTTATCTATTACATGGACATAATTTTTTTGAGAGATATATTATAGCATGCTtcacaacatattttttttagaatttttatgattatttagatagtgttttgaatttttaagtAATTTAACATACTGTTTTTTAACCTATCAGTCCCGGCCTCCAACAGGTGACAGtagtttatttttataattttttcaaacttctagttttacaattttttattttcgaaatataaaaataagaaagcTCCCTCGTTTCTGCGGTGCGGGTGACGTCTAGTGACAGTGCGCCCACGGCCACCGTTGCCCGCAAGCTAAAGCTGCGTGCCAGCATGGGGCCTTTCGCAAAATCTGACGCGGTCACGTGCTGAGTACGTACTCGAGATCGACAGACTCGACGCAGCCATCAAGCAGTCAGGCGGCCTGCCTCTCAGAGTTGACGCACTTGGCTTCCACTCCCAGTGTTCCTTCCTTCTCGGGGCCCCCACGCCACCTTCAGACAACCACGACACTTTCTTCACTTCACCGAACCTTACCGTACGTACTACATATACGTCTGACAAGTACTCGTATTCGGTTGGCATCCGTGGAAATGGGTACGAGTGCGTTTTCTGAACTCTGAAACAGGAGTAAAATTTCTCTGCGAAACCTTCCGTTCCGTGTCGTGTGGTACGTACGATCGATGGAGCTCCAGTCGATGGTGAATTTGGTGGGCAAGGGCAACTGTAATTTCCGTCAGATCGCCCCCCGCGAATCCCGGCGTCGCTCGTCGGCGCTTGCTTGCTTCCCCTACCTCCGTCCCCCCCGGGAGACACGCATGGAGATCAGTGTACGCAGCATCTGACTCTTTGATTCGATCGTGCCTTTGCGTGCGCGTTCGCCCTTGCTTTTCTCTCGCACTTCGCTCCATGGCTCCAGCTCCTTCCTTCCTTCTCGTTGATCGGGAACTGAACTGGCTGCCTCCCCTGTAACCGgacctgccctgccctgcccaaCACGGGAAAAGATGGCCATGCCGGCCCGTGCAAGTACGTGCACTCTCTCGATGCCTTGCGCCACTGCCACAGCAAAACATTGCGTGGTGCATGCTCAATATGATACGATGCTAGGGTTCGTGCCGCATCGATCGAGGAACGAGTAACTGTGACAAGATTGCTCCGCAGCCATCGCCAGGCAGGTGCAAATTTACTGTGCATGTACACCTATTATAGGTATGTGTGTTTCTCCATTAAAAAAAAGCTTAAAAGAACAATGTATAGTGATAAATTAAGTTGAAATActtattgatttatatgtgatgcgTGATCGATAATATTATCGATTTGTTTTGTTGGTTTTTAGATTGTTTGAGCttagtttgagcattttga from Phragmites australis chromosome 14, lpPhrAust1.1, whole genome shotgun sequence includes these protein-coding regions:
- the LOC133891537 gene encoding large ribosomal subunit protein eL22z-like: MARGVAAAAAKGGGKKKGSVTFTIDCTKPVEDKIMEIASLEKFLQERIKVAGGKAGNLGDSVTVSREKTKVTVTSDGPFSKRYLKYLTKKYLKKHNVRDWLRVIAANKDRTVYELRYFNIAENEGEEED